Proteins from a single region of Anastrepha ludens isolate Willacy chromosome 5, idAnaLude1.1, whole genome shotgun sequence:
- the LOC128864877 gene encoding uncharacterized protein LOC128864877: MPPKEEKSANDSKMVTPVTMLQTTNVPEFNPNVESWIVWKERLEIHFCEVNCTDDNVRKSILLKSIGAVPYKVLHSLCSPATPVSKSFKELCEILDTQYTPPTIVFSERKIFHISTKQESESVAEWYARVKMLALNCKFGVNLDAFVLNQFVMGLPNFIFERLCEEDENLTIQSALRKAMILETKCIIKGGKEETAVNFVKKQKHQKQNNSSSDNRGNGGNSNRGKWGSSNRGSGDGGSNRDGGRDNRGDGERKFPCSHCGWRNHASQSCKYKDSKCHSCGRVGHLASVCYNKKRSVNYVSNDNDDEHDNNDLFNYSIFSVAERNSFDVYSLPVVIDGVKLNAVCDTGAPCTLLPLSFYENNIMEKTLRPCNIPYVDYSGDRLKLVGEYDASITFKGNTKTVVVVVVDSANPPLLGRTFLRSFNFELLQINNINFENKYAAIVEQLKIEFVEVFEDKLGEFKNSEICLKVVENATPVFCKPRPLPLAWKAKVEKQLRDLISSGVLEPVDNSDWGTPLVPVLKPNGDLRICGDYKITINKFLEDFKYPLPMVKFSQSLICPMRTIS; this comes from the coding sequence ATGCCTCCTAAAGAAGAAAAGTCAGCGAATGACAGCAAGATGGTGACACCAGTGACAATGCTTCAAACGACGAATGTTCCAGAATTTAACCCGAATGTGGAGTCGTGGATTGTTTGGAAGGAACGTTTGGAGATACATTTCTGTGAAGTGAATTGCACAGATGATAATGTAAGGAAgtcgattttattaaaatcaattgGTGCCGTTCCATACAAAGTTCTACACAGTTTGTGCAGTCCAGCTACTCCCGTGTCAAAATCATTTAAAGAGTTGTGTGAAATATTGGACACACAATACACTCCACCTACTATTGTGTTTAGTGAGcggaaaatatttcatatttcaacgAAGCAAGAAAGTGAATCTGTGGCGGAATGGTATGCTCGTGTAAAGATGTTGGCACTTAATTGTAAATTTGGGGTCAATTTAGATGCATTTGTGTTAAACCAATTCGTAAtgggtttgccaaatttcatcTTTGAAAGGCTGTGTGAAGAAGATGAGAATCTCACAATTCAAAGTGCATTAAGAAAGGCGATGATATTAGAGACGAAATGCATAATAAAGGGAGGAAAAGAAGAAACTGCAGTGAATTTTGTCAAGAAGCAAAAACATCAGAAGCAGAACAACAGTAGTAGTGACAACAGAGGTAATGGTGGCAACAGCAACAGAGGCAAATGGGGAAGCAGCAACAGAGGCAGTGGTGATGGTGGCAGCAACAGAGATGGTGGCAGAGATAACAGAGGCGATGGTGAGAGAAAATTTCCTTGTTCTCACTGTGGTTGGCGAAATCATGCATCTCAGTCATGCAAATACAAAGATAGCAAGTGTCATTCTTGTGGAAGAGTTGGTCATTTGGCGTCTGTTTGTTACAATAAAAAGAGAAGTGTTAATTATGTATctaatgataatgatgatgaacATGATAATAatgatttgtttaattattcaatttttagtGTGGCTGAGCGAAATTCGTTTGACGTGTATTCTCTTCCAGTCGTTATTGATGGAGTTAAATTAAATGCTGTTTGTGACACAGGTGCACCATGCACTTTGTTGCCTTTGTCGTTTTACGAGAATAATATTATGGAAAAGACTCTCCGACCATGCAATATTCCATATGTTGACTACAGTGGTGATAGATTGAAGCTGGTTGGCGAATATGATGCGTCGATTACTTTTAAAGGTAATACaaaaactgttgttgttgttgttgtggattCTGCAAACCCTCCATTGCTTGGTCGTACGTTTTTACGTTCTTTTAATTTCGAattattgcaaataaacaatattaatttcgaaaataagtATGCTGCGATCGTCGAACAATTGAAGATTGAGTTCGTCGAGGTTTTTGAAGATAAGTTgggtgaatttaaaaattcggaaatttgtttaaaggtTGTTGAAAATGCAACACCAGTATTTTGCAAACCCAGACCTTTGCCATTAGCATGGAAGGCTAAAGTTGAGAAACAGTTGCGAGATTTAATCAGTTCAGGTGTTCTCGAACCTGTTGACAACTCTGATTGGGGTACACCTTTAGTACCAGTTTTGAAACCCAACGGTGATTTGCGGATATGCGGTGATTATAAAATCACAATTAACAAGTTTTTAGAGGATTTTAAATATCCTTTACCCATGGTGAAATTTTCACAAAGCTTGATTTGTCCAATGCGTACAATCAGCTAA